A genomic stretch from Corynebacterium terpenotabidum Y-11 includes:
- the argJ gene encoding bifunctional glutamate N-acetyltransferase/amino-acid acetyltransferase ArgJ: MTDISTGVTAASGFRAAATTAGIKPSGNPDLALVLNEGPEFTAAAVFTRNQVFASPVKYTRAHNDGTFHAVILNSGNANACNGAQGDRDAEATAVAVADALGVPASEVAVCSTGLIGDTLPMDKLLAGVATVTADVRQDAATSAEAGLAAATAIMTTDTVSKQAVYRGDGWTLGGMGKGVGMMAPSLATMLVVLTTDAHVDDPAPFLKSATGVTFDCIDIDGSTSTNDTVILMANGASGVTPSGEEFSAAVHAVCLDLAKQLQGDAEGVTKRVNITVTGTGTDEDAKTAARVLGRDNLFKCAMFGSDPNWGRTLAAVGMAPVAMDPEKISVSFNGHPVCINATGAPGARDVDLSGEDIDVLVDLGTGGPGTATVWTTDLSHDYVHINSAYSS, translated from the coding sequence ATGACCGACATCTCCACCGGTGTGACCGCAGCATCCGGATTCCGGGCCGCCGCCACCACCGCCGGCATCAAGCCGTCCGGTAACCCCGACCTCGCCCTCGTCCTCAACGAGGGCCCGGAGTTCACCGCTGCCGCGGTCTTCACCCGCAACCAGGTCTTCGCCTCCCCGGTGAAGTACACCCGCGCCCACAATGACGGCACCTTCCACGCCGTCATCCTCAATTCCGGCAATGCCAACGCCTGTAACGGCGCCCAGGGGGACCGGGACGCCGAAGCTACCGCTGTGGCAGTCGCGGACGCGCTCGGCGTGCCCGCATCCGAGGTGGCGGTGTGCTCCACCGGTCTCATCGGGGACACCCTGCCGATGGACAAGCTCCTCGCCGGTGTCGCCACGGTCACCGCCGATGTGCGGCAGGACGCCGCGACCTCCGCCGAGGCAGGCCTCGCCGCGGCGACCGCAATCATGACGACGGACACGGTCAGCAAGCAGGCCGTCTACCGCGGGGACGGCTGGACTCTCGGCGGCATGGGGAAGGGCGTGGGAATGATGGCCCCGTCGTTGGCGACCATGCTCGTGGTGCTCACCACCGACGCCCACGTCGATGATCCGGCCCCGTTCCTGAAGTCCGCCACCGGGGTCACCTTCGACTGCATCGACATCGACGGTTCCACCTCCACCAATGACACGGTCATCCTCATGGCCAACGGCGCGTCCGGTGTCACCCCCTCCGGCGAGGAGTTCTCCGCCGCCGTCCACGCCGTCTGCCTCGACCTCGCGAAGCAGCTGCAGGGGGACGCCGAGGGCGTCACCAAGCGGGTGAATATCACCGTCACCGGTACCGGCACCGACGAGGACGCCAAGACCGCCGCCCGTGTCCTCGGTCGCGACAACCTCTTCAAGTGCGCCATGTTCGGCTCCGACCCGAACTGGGGCCGCACCCTCGCCGCCGTCGGCATGGCTCCGGTGGCCATGGATCCGGAGAAGATCTCCGTGAGTTTCAACGGCCACCCGGTGTGCATCAACGCCACCGGCGCTCCGGGCGCCCGCGATGTCGACCTTTCCGGTGAGGACATTGACGTTCTCGTCGACCTCGGCACCGGTGGACCGGGCACAGCCACGGTCTGGACCACCGATCTGTCACACGACTACGTCCACATCAACTCCGCGTACAGCTCCTAG
- the argB gene encoding acetylglutamate kinase, producing the protein MTEPSSEKVVYRHAEDLDPATRANVLAEALPWLLHYRGKIVVVKYGGNAMIDEDLKEAFAADMAFLRTVGAHPIVVHGGGPQITEMLDKVGLEGKFIGGLRYTTPETMEYVRMVLFGKVGRELVNLINQHGPFAVGTSGEDAGLFLAVKKNAVIDGEEVDLGRVGDIAQVDATVLMDLIDAGRIPVVAPFAPDEDGNVYNINADTAAGALASALGAERLVMLTNVEGLYTDWPDKGSLVSRIAPAELEKILPDLDAGMIPKMEACLSAVRTGVSAAHVIDGREKHSVILELMTEGGIGTMIAPEDWESPNA; encoded by the coding sequence ATGACTGAACCGAGCTCCGAGAAGGTCGTCTACCGCCACGCCGAGGATCTTGATCCGGCGACCCGGGCGAACGTCCTCGCCGAGGCACTGCCCTGGCTGCTGCACTACCGTGGCAAGATTGTCGTCGTGAAGTACGGCGGCAACGCCATGATCGACGAGGACCTCAAGGAGGCCTTCGCCGCCGATATGGCCTTCCTCCGCACTGTCGGGGCGCACCCGATCGTCGTCCACGGCGGCGGCCCGCAGATCACCGAGATGCTCGACAAGGTCGGTCTGGAGGGGAAGTTCATCGGCGGGCTGCGCTACACCACCCCGGAAACGATGGAGTACGTGCGGATGGTGCTCTTCGGCAAGGTCGGCCGCGAACTGGTCAACCTCATCAACCAGCACGGTCCGTTCGCCGTCGGCACCTCCGGTGAGGACGCCGGCCTCTTCCTCGCGGTGAAGAAAAACGCCGTCATCGACGGCGAGGAAGTCGATCTCGGCCGGGTCGGCGACATCGCCCAAGTCGACGCCACCGTGCTCATGGATCTCATCGACGCCGGCCGGATCCCGGTCGTCGCCCCCTTCGCCCCCGACGAGGACGGCAACGTCTACAACATCAACGCGGACACCGCCGCCGGTGCACTGGCCTCGGCTCTCGGCGCCGAACGTCTCGTGATGCTCACGAACGTCGAAGGCCTGTACACGGACTGGCCGGACAAGGGCTCCCTGGTCTCCCGGATCGCCCCGGCCGAACTGGAAAAGATCCTTCCTGACCTGGACGCCGGCATGATCCCCAAGATGGAGGCCTGCCTGTCTGCGGTGCGGACCGGTGTCTCCGCCGCCCATGTCATCGACGGCCGGGAGAAGCACTCCGTGATCCTCGAACTCATGACGGAAGGCGGCATCGGCACGATGATCGCCCCGGAAGACTGGGAGTCCCCCAATGCCTGA
- a CDS encoding acetylornithine transaminase translates to MPTYGTPAIELVSGSGSRVTDSDGRGYIDLLAGIAVNALGHAHPAIVEAVSTQIATLGHTSNIFAHPQVIALAGKLRDLISPDAHVFFSNSGGEANEAAFKTARLTGKRRILAADHGFHGRTMGSLAMTGQPGKRAPFEPMPAGVEFYPYGDLDALRALVEQNPTDTAAIIMESVQGETGVIPAPPGFLAGVRALCDEFGVLMIVDEVQAGMGRTGQWFGYQADGVLPDVITLAKGLGGGLPIGACVAATPAGKLLAAGQHGTTFGGNPVSCAAGNAVIDTILADGILDNVQTQGEYIRTELEALDTVTEVRGRGLMLGVVLKEPHPGFVAEAMDAGLLLNQPADDVIRLVPPLNITDTDVREAVQILKELLK, encoded by the coding sequence ATGCCGACCTACGGCACTCCGGCGATCGAACTGGTCTCCGGCAGCGGTTCCCGCGTCACCGACTCAGACGGCCGCGGGTACATCGACCTGCTCGCCGGTATCGCCGTCAACGCCCTGGGGCACGCCCACCCGGCGATCGTCGAGGCGGTCTCCACCCAGATCGCCACCCTGGGCCACACCTCCAATATCTTTGCGCACCCGCAGGTCATCGCCTTGGCCGGGAAACTGCGTGACCTCATTTCCCCGGACGCCCACGTCTTCTTCTCGAACTCCGGCGGCGAAGCCAATGAAGCGGCCTTCAAGACAGCACGGCTCACCGGGAAGCGGCGCATCCTCGCCGCCGACCACGGGTTCCACGGCCGGACCATGGGATCCCTGGCGATGACCGGCCAGCCGGGCAAGCGGGCCCCCTTCGAGCCGATGCCGGCCGGGGTGGAGTTCTACCCCTACGGAGATCTGGACGCGCTGCGCGCACTCGTCGAGCAGAATCCGACCGATACTGCCGCCATCATCATGGAGTCCGTCCAGGGCGAGACCGGGGTCATCCCCGCACCGCCGGGATTCCTGGCCGGAGTCCGTGCCCTGTGCGATGAATTCGGCGTCCTCATGATCGTCGACGAGGTGCAGGCCGGTATGGGTCGGACCGGGCAGTGGTTCGGTTACCAGGCCGACGGTGTCCTCCCGGACGTCATCACCCTGGCCAAGGGCCTCGGTGGCGGTCTGCCGATCGGTGCCTGCGTGGCCGCGACCCCGGCCGGCAAGCTGCTGGCCGCCGGGCAGCACGGCACCACCTTCGGCGGAAACCCCGTCTCCTGTGCCGCCGGTAACGCCGTGATCGACACGATCCTCGCCGACGGCATCCTCGACAACGTGCAGACCCAGGGGGAGTACATCCGGACCGAACTGGAGGCGTTGGACACCGTCACGGAGGTCCGTGGCCGTGGCCTGATGCTCGGCGTCGTCCTGAAGGAACCCCACCCGGGGTTCGTCGCGGAGGCGATGGACGCAGGACTGCTGCTCAACCAGCCCGCCGATGACGTCATCCGTCTTGTCCCCCCGCTGAACATCACCGACACCGACGTCCGCGAGGCCGTCCAGATTCTCAAGGAGCTGCTGAAATGA